Proteins encoded together in one Juglans regia cultivar Chandler chromosome 9, Walnut 2.0, whole genome shotgun sequence window:
- the LOC108990872 gene encoding uncharacterized protein LOC108990872 isoform X1 yields the protein MNGTKRFGASDSSPDANETAFRNKRVMAGSTFDVPRAESSQWLAATAPLDMQRANSSWQHVRALNTQFASWVQEQMKNHPDELWEDGVRDYLTHASNIMDKFSDVVKWLKANTAKGNSLFTVESQNSENKVVFDTNNGDIKLSQEKTGFIPSGTTTRFATSWSSGVFSSSQTSGFTSVSTTVPVSSSLSSGVFSNGQTPGSTSTGMATNFANSFSSKTFSNSQAHGSNPAGTTTTFATSSSSQVFSNSQTPGFTPAGTTASFLNSWSSGGFPNIQKPVSFGGNQSLVTVAQSPIPTNRDASDDVDGENELDQPSSPSVKKSEEKGIVVVHEVKCKLYVKSSDPADKDAWKDKGTGKLSIKCKEGIDKGTKESKPTIVVRNDVGRLLLNALIYPGIKTNLQKNSLVAIFHTSGDGGDGNNGSNNNNVVARTFLIRTKTEEDRNKLATAIQDYAPAS from the exons ATGAATGGAACGAAACGCTTCGGCGCATCCGACTCGAGCCCCGACGCGAACGAGACGGCC TTCaggaataaaagagtaatggCAGGATCTACCTTTGATGTACCCAGGGCTGAATCGTCTCAGTGGTTGGCGGCAACAGCTCCGTTGGATATGCAACGGGCTAACTCATCTTGGCAGCATGTGAGAGCTCTCAATACCCAGTTTGCAAG TTGGGTgcaagaacaaatgaagaaccaCCCGGATGAACTTTGGGAAGATGGTGTTCGGGACTACCTAACTCATGCCTCAAACATTATG GACAAGTTCAGTGATGTTGTCAAGTGGCTCAAAGCTAACACAGCGAAAGGAAATAGCTTGTTCACTGTAGAATctcaaaatagtgaaaataaaGTGGTGTTTGATACCAACAATGGGGACATAAAGTTATCTCAAGAGAAAACTGGGTTTATTCCATCAGGCACCACTACAAGGTTTGCAACATCATGGAGTTCTGGAGTATTCTCAAGTAGTCAAACCTCTGGGTTTACTTCAGTGAGCACAACAGTGCCTGTCTCAAGTTCCCTGAGCTCTGGAGTATTTTCAAACGGTCAAACTCCTGGATCTACTTCAACAGGCATGGCTACAAACTTTGCAAATTCATTTAGTTCgaaaacattttcaaacagTCAAGCCCATGGATCTAATCCAGCAGGCACAACCACAACCTTTGCAACTTCATCAAGttctcaagtattttcaaaCAGTCAAACTCCTGGGTTTACACCAGCTGGTACAACTGCAAGCTTTTTGAATTCATGGAGCTCTGGAGGATTCCCAAACATTCAAAAGCCTGTTTCATTTGGTg GAAATCAAAGTCTAGTCACCGTTGCTCAAAGTCCCATTCCAACTAACCGTGACGCTTCAGATGATGTGGATGGCG aaaatgaatTGGACCAGCCTAGCAGTCCATCTGTTAAAAAGTCTGAAGAGAAGGGTATAGTTGTAGTTCATGAAGTCAAGTGCAAGCTTTATGTGAAG TCAAGTGATCCAGCAGATAAAGATGCATGGAAAGATAAAGGCACGGGGAAGCTTTCCATTAAATGCAAAGAGGGTATCGACAAGGGTACAAAAGAATCTAAACCAACGATTGTTGTTAGAAATGAT GTTGGGAGACTGCTGCTTAATGCACTGATATATCCTGGCATCAAGACAAATTTACAGAAGAACTCCCTTGTTGCAATATTCCATACCTCG GGTGATGGTGGTGATGGAAATAATGGTAGCAACAACAATAATGTTGTGGCACGTACCTTCTTAATTAGgacaaaaacagaggaagatCGAAATAAGCTGGCCACAGCCATTCAAGACTATGCTCCAGCATCTTGA
- the LOC108990872 gene encoding uncharacterized protein LOC108990872 isoform X2, with protein MERNASAHPTRAPTRTRRPNKRVMAGSTFDVPRAESSQWLAATAPLDMQRANSSWQHVRALNTQFASWVQEQMKNHPDELWEDGVRDYLTHASNIMDKFSDVVKWLKANTAKGNSLFTVESQNSENKVVFDTNNGDIKLSQEKTGFIPSGTTTRFATSWSSGVFSSSQTSGFTSVSTTVPVSSSLSSGVFSNGQTPGSTSTGMATNFANSFSSKTFSNSQAHGSNPAGTTTTFATSSSSQVFSNSQTPGFTPAGTTASFLNSWSSGGFPNIQKPVSFGGNQSLVTVAQSPIPTNRDASDDVDGENELDQPSSPSVKKSEEKGIVVVHEVKCKLYVKSSDPADKDAWKDKGTGKLSIKCKEGIDKGTKESKPTIVVRNDVGRLLLNALIYPGIKTNLQKNSLVAIFHTSGDGGDGNNGSNNNNVVARTFLIRTKTEEDRNKLATAIQDYAPAS; from the exons ATGGAACGAAACGCTTCGGCGCATCCGACTCGAGCCCCGACGCGAACGAGACGGCC gaataaaagagtaatggCAGGATCTACCTTTGATGTACCCAGGGCTGAATCGTCTCAGTGGTTGGCGGCAACAGCTCCGTTGGATATGCAACGGGCTAACTCATCTTGGCAGCATGTGAGAGCTCTCAATACCCAGTTTGCAAG TTGGGTgcaagaacaaatgaagaaccaCCCGGATGAACTTTGGGAAGATGGTGTTCGGGACTACCTAACTCATGCCTCAAACATTATG GACAAGTTCAGTGATGTTGTCAAGTGGCTCAAAGCTAACACAGCGAAAGGAAATAGCTTGTTCACTGTAGAATctcaaaatagtgaaaataaaGTGGTGTTTGATACCAACAATGGGGACATAAAGTTATCTCAAGAGAAAACTGGGTTTATTCCATCAGGCACCACTACAAGGTTTGCAACATCATGGAGTTCTGGAGTATTCTCAAGTAGTCAAACCTCTGGGTTTACTTCAGTGAGCACAACAGTGCCTGTCTCAAGTTCCCTGAGCTCTGGAGTATTTTCAAACGGTCAAACTCCTGGATCTACTTCAACAGGCATGGCTACAAACTTTGCAAATTCATTTAGTTCgaaaacattttcaaacagTCAAGCCCATGGATCTAATCCAGCAGGCACAACCACAACCTTTGCAACTTCATCAAGttctcaagtattttcaaaCAGTCAAACTCCTGGGTTTACACCAGCTGGTACAACTGCAAGCTTTTTGAATTCATGGAGCTCTGGAGGATTCCCAAACATTCAAAAGCCTGTTTCATTTGGTg GAAATCAAAGTCTAGTCACCGTTGCTCAAAGTCCCATTCCAACTAACCGTGACGCTTCAGATGATGTGGATGGCG aaaatgaatTGGACCAGCCTAGCAGTCCATCTGTTAAAAAGTCTGAAGAGAAGGGTATAGTTGTAGTTCATGAAGTCAAGTGCAAGCTTTATGTGAAG TCAAGTGATCCAGCAGATAAAGATGCATGGAAAGATAAAGGCACGGGGAAGCTTTCCATTAAATGCAAAGAGGGTATCGACAAGGGTACAAAAGAATCTAAACCAACGATTGTTGTTAGAAATGAT GTTGGGAGACTGCTGCTTAATGCACTGATATATCCTGGCATCAAGACAAATTTACAGAAGAACTCCCTTGTTGCAATATTCCATACCTCG GGTGATGGTGGTGATGGAAATAATGGTAGCAACAACAATAATGTTGTGGCACGTACCTTCTTAATTAGgacaaaaacagaggaagatCGAAATAAGCTGGCCACAGCCATTCAAGACTATGCTCCAGCATCTTGA
- the LOC108990872 gene encoding uncharacterized protein LOC108990872 isoform X3 — protein sequence MAGSTFDVPRAESSQWLAATAPLDMQRANSSWQHVRALNTQFASWVQEQMKNHPDELWEDGVRDYLTHASNIMDKFSDVVKWLKANTAKGNSLFTVESQNSENKVVFDTNNGDIKLSQEKTGFIPSGTTTRFATSWSSGVFSSSQTSGFTSVSTTVPVSSSLSSGVFSNGQTPGSTSTGMATNFANSFSSKTFSNSQAHGSNPAGTTTTFATSSSSQVFSNSQTPGFTPAGTTASFLNSWSSGGFPNIQKPVSFGGNQSLVTVAQSPIPTNRDASDDVDGENELDQPSSPSVKKSEEKGIVVVHEVKCKLYVKSSDPADKDAWKDKGTGKLSIKCKEGIDKGTKESKPTIVVRNDVGRLLLNALIYPGIKTNLQKNSLVAIFHTSGDGGDGNNGSNNNNVVARTFLIRTKTEEDRNKLATAIQDYAPAS from the exons atggCAGGATCTACCTTTGATGTACCCAGGGCTGAATCGTCTCAGTGGTTGGCGGCAACAGCTCCGTTGGATATGCAACGGGCTAACTCATCTTGGCAGCATGTGAGAGCTCTCAATACCCAGTTTGCAAG TTGGGTgcaagaacaaatgaagaaccaCCCGGATGAACTTTGGGAAGATGGTGTTCGGGACTACCTAACTCATGCCTCAAACATTATG GACAAGTTCAGTGATGTTGTCAAGTGGCTCAAAGCTAACACAGCGAAAGGAAATAGCTTGTTCACTGTAGAATctcaaaatagtgaaaataaaGTGGTGTTTGATACCAACAATGGGGACATAAAGTTATCTCAAGAGAAAACTGGGTTTATTCCATCAGGCACCACTACAAGGTTTGCAACATCATGGAGTTCTGGAGTATTCTCAAGTAGTCAAACCTCTGGGTTTACTTCAGTGAGCACAACAGTGCCTGTCTCAAGTTCCCTGAGCTCTGGAGTATTTTCAAACGGTCAAACTCCTGGATCTACTTCAACAGGCATGGCTACAAACTTTGCAAATTCATTTAGTTCgaaaacattttcaaacagTCAAGCCCATGGATCTAATCCAGCAGGCACAACCACAACCTTTGCAACTTCATCAAGttctcaagtattttcaaaCAGTCAAACTCCTGGGTTTACACCAGCTGGTACAACTGCAAGCTTTTTGAATTCATGGAGCTCTGGAGGATTCCCAAACATTCAAAAGCCTGTTTCATTTGGTg GAAATCAAAGTCTAGTCACCGTTGCTCAAAGTCCCATTCCAACTAACCGTGACGCTTCAGATGATGTGGATGGCG aaaatgaatTGGACCAGCCTAGCAGTCCATCTGTTAAAAAGTCTGAAGAGAAGGGTATAGTTGTAGTTCATGAAGTCAAGTGCAAGCTTTATGTGAAG TCAAGTGATCCAGCAGATAAAGATGCATGGAAAGATAAAGGCACGGGGAAGCTTTCCATTAAATGCAAAGAGGGTATCGACAAGGGTACAAAAGAATCTAAACCAACGATTGTTGTTAGAAATGAT GTTGGGAGACTGCTGCTTAATGCACTGATATATCCTGGCATCAAGACAAATTTACAGAAGAACTCCCTTGTTGCAATATTCCATACCTCG GGTGATGGTGGTGATGGAAATAATGGTAGCAACAACAATAATGTTGTGGCACGTACCTTCTTAATTAGgacaaaaacagaggaagatCGAAATAAGCTGGCCACAGCCATTCAAGACTATGCTCCAGCATCTTGA